From a region of the Ketobacter sp. MCCC 1A13808 genome:
- a CDS encoding CocE/NonD family hydrolase, producing MKKTITIITKITLLTYFIVLSGCGGSNNLPDQKSDNPTEIKTPLAEVSPAPPDSGSAPSTKASNETGAYNRPYDFPRIKVLPLQYIDTTSGHRVGLRVTLPADKKGTPVEGPLPVVLSQSAYNVGMLASTPVSGAVLLGGPDPFIVRHGYAMVSVDVIGSGVSEGGWELLGAEEQSGYGDVVDWIKQQPWYDGNLGVAGASYMAITSLFTAQQRPEDIKAIFASVPMGDSQRGTVGTGGLLNGVFLSAWATLTHLTSTLNDLTALQYPELKEIIDGATQRHVEQIDQYYLPMVNKILEGDPEITYDNDFWRIRSPITHIDKIQAPTFILGAVNDIFQRDAPLLYERLKDRVDSRLVIFNGDHASNFVQAIRGTDKTDPILNLMLQWFDRYLKDMETGLDNIPPVTQYVKNYKKGMWKGYSDATDWPHPSALPERWFLHGNGNLTTSPPTEPEQARSMATPEFAGYRFGKSKGGTLLTASIDINDGTRCSPSYVQWTLGIAGVVAAPRCYWDNRRLERNALNFETEPMLEDYYINGPLQADLWVSSTAQDAVISVRIDEVTPKGRVNPITNGLLLASARAVDESKSRFIAGEMVQPYHYLTQTKEQLLTPGEVVKLQVEIFPTSALIREGNKLRVSISPSNQAQGILNLPRRELAKEGITTIHNSPEYPSGIVLLKVPTSELN from the coding sequence ATGAAAAAAACAATAACAATAATAACGAAAATAACTTTATTAACTTATTTTATAGTCTTATCCGGTTGTGGTGGTTCAAATAACTTACCTGACCAAAAATCTGACAACCCAACGGAAATAAAAACACCATTAGCCGAAGTCAGTCCCGCACCACCGGATAGCGGATCAGCGCCTTCAACCAAAGCTTCCAATGAAACAGGCGCTTATAACCGCCCCTATGATTTCCCCCGTATAAAAGTACTTCCACTTCAGTATATCGATACCACCAGTGGTCACAGAGTGGGCCTGCGCGTGACTTTACCTGCAGATAAAAAAGGCACGCCTGTGGAAGGGCCACTTCCGGTGGTTTTATCACAAAGTGCTTACAACGTTGGTATGCTGGCGTCGACACCGGTATCCGGTGCTGTGTTGCTGGGCGGACCCGATCCGTTTATTGTTCGGCATGGTTACGCAATGGTATCAGTGGATGTTATCGGCAGCGGGGTATCCGAAGGCGGTTGGGAGTTGCTCGGCGCTGAAGAACAATCCGGATACGGTGACGTAGTGGATTGGATCAAACAACAGCCTTGGTACGATGGCAATCTGGGTGTCGCCGGCGCGTCCTATATGGCGATCACTTCTTTATTCACAGCACAACAACGACCTGAAGATATCAAAGCGATATTTGCCAGTGTGCCTATGGGGGATTCTCAGCGCGGAACCGTCGGTACCGGCGGTCTGCTCAATGGCGTGTTCTTAAGCGCATGGGCCACGCTAACCCACCTTACCTCCACTTTAAATGATCTCACCGCACTTCAGTATCCGGAACTCAAAGAGATAATAGATGGCGCTACGCAGCGACACGTGGAGCAAATTGATCAATATTATCTACCCATGGTGAACAAAATTCTTGAGGGGGACCCGGAAATCACTTATGACAATGATTTTTGGCGTATACGATCGCCCATCACGCATATCGATAAAATACAAGCTCCCACCTTCATTCTTGGCGCAGTGAACGATATTTTTCAACGCGACGCACCGCTGTTGTATGAACGTCTTAAAGACAGAGTTGATTCTCGCTTGGTTATTTTCAATGGCGACCACGCCAGTAATTTTGTTCAAGCAATTCGAGGAACAGACAAAACAGATCCGATACTGAACTTGATGTTGCAATGGTTTGATCGATACCTGAAAGACATGGAAACTGGCTTAGATAATATCCCTCCAGTGACTCAATACGTTAAAAATTATAAAAAAGGGATGTGGAAAGGGTATTCCGACGCCACTGACTGGCCCCACCCATCGGCATTACCTGAACGCTGGTTTTTGCATGGTAACGGCAACCTGACAACATCACCACCAACGGAACCGGAGCAAGCTCGTAGCATGGCCACCCCTGAGTTTGCGGGCTACCGCTTCGGTAAGAGCAAAGGCGGTACTTTACTGACGGCCTCAATCGACATCAATGACGGCACCCGATGTTCGCCCAGTTATGTGCAATGGACATTAGGAATCGCCGGTGTCGTCGCAGCGCCTCGCTGTTATTGGGACAACCGCAGGCTGGAACGAAACGCACTGAATTTTGAAACAGAACCCATGTTGGAGGATTACTATATTAACGGCCCTTTGCAGGCTGATTTATGGGTATCCAGTACCGCACAAGATGCGGTAATTTCTGTTCGGATTGACGAAGTCACACCAAAGGGGCGGGTTAATCCGATCACCAATGGACTGCTGCTGGCTTCCGCACGGGCGGTAGATGAGAGCAAATCCCGCTTTATTGCAGGCGAAATGGTGCAACCCTACCACTACCTTACCCAGACCAAAGAGCAACTGCTAACGCCGGGAGAGGTCGTGAAACTGCAAGTGGAAATCTTTCCTACCAGCGCGCTCATACGGGAAGGAAACAAATTACGGGTTTCGATAAGTCCCAGTAACCAAGCTCAGGGTATCCTTAATTTGCCACGCAGGGAACTCGCCAAAGAGGGCATAACAACCATCCATAACAGCCCCGAATACCCATCTGGCATTGTGTTACTGAAGGTTCCTACCAGCGAGCTAAATTGA
- a CDS encoding TetR/AcrR family transcriptional regulator — MRSRDKIRQAFLVLLETASLNDITIREICAKASLNDVTFYRHYQTKACLLEEIATDEVKQLVELTLPVFNAENTAAAATTLCTYVDNHRKLWTTLFVGGAAESVRRTLIDLSKKVSHAYMDSEGWPPKDLAVAIFVASTVELLTWWLQQEVPSPISDVAQIFEGFIVTPALNAAVDHKQGATKTSI; from the coding sequence GTGCGTAGCAGAGACAAAATACGGCAAGCGTTCCTGGTTTTGCTTGAAACCGCTTCATTGAATGACATCACTATCCGTGAGATCTGCGCAAAGGCGTCACTTAATGACGTGACGTTTTACCGACACTATCAAACCAAGGCGTGTTTACTTGAGGAAATCGCCACTGATGAAGTTAAGCAGCTGGTTGAACTCACGCTCCCGGTGTTTAACGCGGAGAACACCGCCGCCGCTGCGACGACGCTATGCACGTATGTCGATAATCACCGCAAGCTTTGGACAACGCTGTTTGTGGGGGGCGCCGCTGAGAGCGTACGCCGCACGTTGATCGATTTGTCGAAGAAGGTAAGTCACGCCTATATGGATTCCGAGGGATGGCCCCCTAAAGATTTAGCGGTGGCCATATTCGTAGCGTCGACAGTGGAACTCCTGACCTGGTGGCTACAACAGGAAGTGCCGTCTCCGATATCGGATGTCGCACAGATTTTTGAAGGGTTTATCGTCACACCCGCTCTCAACGCCGCCGTCGATCACAAGCAAGGTGCGACGAAAACATCAATTTAG
- a CDS encoding spirocyclase AveC family protein — translation MTNSDSTPGKPASAMTQPQTRPMTVQMWAMVGAAMLLFILYVGFQWISGPYFTPVPTGVSDPPMYMKLFLGGNAAILTAGLPFAIWYFWIRPWRQERRITLDGMLMLALNLLVFIDPLLNYTNTWCLYNSWLWNMGAWTPHVPGWLSPDEPGAMVSEPLLNNFVGYGYGNLLTIMAGCWFMGKVKQRWPHISNRRLIGCMFVYAYIFDFIMEGLVLLPAGLYTYPGAIQSLSINAGTYYQYPLYEGLMWGAVMTVICSLRFFTDSQGRTVVERGLDHVGGGFVMQQLTRFLAIFAAVSTSFICIYMIPAQWLSTHADPWPEDIQKRSYFMSGICGEGTDKACPHPSLPIVSKHSGYINTEGKLILPEGFEMPRVVPLERGERN, via the coding sequence ATGACCAATTCAGACAGCACACCGGGTAAACCAGCGAGCGCGATGACGCAACCGCAAACACGACCCATGACTGTTCAGATGTGGGCCATGGTTGGAGCCGCAATGTTGCTGTTCATACTCTATGTCGGGTTTCAATGGATCAGCGGCCCTTACTTCACGCCGGTACCAACCGGGGTCAGCGACCCGCCGATGTACATGAAGCTCTTTCTGGGAGGAAACGCCGCCATCCTGACGGCAGGCTTACCTTTTGCTATCTGGTATTTCTGGATTAGACCCTGGCGCCAGGAGCGCCGTATCACCTTGGACGGGATGCTTATGCTTGCCCTCAATCTATTGGTGTTCATTGATCCGTTGTTGAACTACACCAATACCTGGTGCCTGTATAACTCCTGGCTGTGGAATATGGGTGCCTGGACTCCACACGTTCCGGGATGGCTTTCACCGGACGAGCCGGGGGCTATGGTTTCAGAGCCGTTGCTGAACAACTTTGTCGGTTATGGGTATGGCAACTTGCTAACCATCATGGCCGGCTGTTGGTTCATGGGCAAAGTGAAGCAACGCTGGCCACACATCAGCAACCGCCGCTTAATTGGCTGTATGTTCGTGTATGCCTATATTTTCGACTTTATTATGGAAGGGTTGGTGCTGTTGCCTGCCGGTTTATATACCTATCCAGGCGCTATTCAGTCTTTGTCGATCAACGCCGGTACGTATTACCAATATCCGCTTTATGAGGGATTAATGTGGGGCGCTGTCATGACGGTTATTTGCAGCCTGCGCTTTTTTACTGACAGTCAGGGACGTACCGTTGTTGAGCGGGGGCTAGATCATGTTGGCGGTGGTTTCGTCATGCAACAACTAACGCGCTTTCTGGCAATCTTCGCTGCGGTCAGCACAAGCTTTATCTGTATCTATATGATACCGGCCCAGTGGCTCAGCACACACGCCGACCCCTGGCCCGAAGATATTCAAAAGCGCTCGTATTTCATGAGCGGCATTTGTGGCGAGGGCACCGACAAGGCCTGCCCGCACCCAAGCTTGCCGATCGTGTCAAAGCATTCCGGTTACATCAATACCGAGGGCAAACTTATATTGCCGGAAGGGTTCGAGATGCCACGGGTGGTGCCCCTGGAACGGGGTGAACGTAACTGA
- a CDS encoding NADP-dependent isocitrate dehydrogenase translates to MSESKSKIIYTLTDEAPALATYSLLPIVNQFTGTADIEVETSDLSLARRILASFPERLTDDQKVSDNLKELGELTQKPTVNIIKLPNISASIPQLAAAITELQNKGYDIPRYPSDPQNDEEAEIKDRYAKVLGSAVNPVLREGNSDRRAPASVKRYARNNPHWMGKWSQASRTHVAHMRSGDFYHSDISTTLTQADTLRIELVEESGKVSVLKEVQVQDKEVVSAQFMSAKALCKFLDEEMDGARTAGLLFSLHLKATMMKVSDPIIFGHAVRVYFKDAFEKYADTLEELGVEPNEGLGSVLRLIDNLPYSKRSDMEYDFRKCYEKRPMMAMVDSDKGITNLHVPSDIIVDASMPAMIRNGGKMWSADGKLQDTKAIIPDTCYATIYQEVINFCKHHDKFDPSTMGTVPNVGLMAQKAEEYGSHDKTFELPCAGTMRIVNSAGQVLLQHENLQTGDVWRMFQAKDGPIQDWVKLAVTRARASKMPAVFWLDEYRGHDREMIKKVEHYLQYHDTEGLRIRILNPDMAMRYTLERLIRGKDTISVTGNVLRDYLTDLFPILELGTSAKMLSIVPLMNGGGLFETGAGGSAPKHVQQFVEENHLRWDSLGEFLALAVSIEDVATKSNNPKAQILATALDDAIEKLLEGGKSPSRTVNELDNRGSHFYLAKYWADALAEQSHDAELKSYFTKLAKDLADNEETIVAELMNCQGKPVDMGGYFMPDSDKLEKLMRPSETLNSLIDS, encoded by the coding sequence ATGTCAGAAAGTAAATCGAAAATCATATATACACTCACCGACGAAGCGCCCGCTTTGGCGACCTACTCCCTGCTTCCAATCGTTAACCAATTCACGGGTACAGCGGATATAGAAGTGGAAACCAGTGATTTGTCCTTGGCGAGGCGTATTCTGGCTAGCTTTCCTGAGCGTCTAACAGATGACCAAAAAGTGTCTGACAACCTCAAGGAGTTGGGTGAACTAACCCAGAAACCGACGGTTAATATCATCAAATTGCCGAACATTAGTGCTTCCATCCCTCAGCTTGCTGCCGCGATTACCGAATTACAAAACAAGGGTTATGACATACCCCGTTATCCCAGCGATCCACAGAACGACGAAGAAGCCGAAATAAAAGACCGCTATGCCAAGGTGCTGGGCAGTGCAGTTAACCCTGTATTAAGGGAGGGTAATTCGGACCGGAGAGCGCCGGCATCGGTAAAGCGATATGCTCGCAATAATCCTCATTGGATGGGGAAATGGAGCCAGGCTTCCAGAACCCACGTCGCCCATATGCGTTCAGGCGATTTTTATCATAGCGATATCTCCACTACGTTAACACAAGCAGATACCCTGCGAATTGAGCTGGTGGAAGAAAGTGGAAAAGTTTCGGTTCTGAAAGAAGTTCAAGTTCAGGATAAAGAAGTGGTTAGTGCGCAGTTTATGAGTGCTAAAGCGCTGTGTAAATTTCTTGACGAAGAGATGGACGGAGCCCGAACCGCAGGCCTGTTGTTTTCGTTACACCTGAAAGCGACCATGATGAAAGTGTCCGATCCGATCATCTTCGGGCATGCCGTCAGAGTGTATTTTAAGGATGCATTTGAGAAGTATGCCGATACCTTGGAAGAGCTGGGTGTAGAGCCTAATGAAGGTTTGGGTAGCGTGCTGCGATTAATCGATAATCTTCCGTACTCGAAACGTTCCGATATGGAATACGATTTTAGAAAATGCTATGAAAAGCGTCCGATGATGGCAATGGTCGACTCGGATAAAGGCATCACTAATTTGCACGTGCCGAGCGATATTATTGTTGATGCATCGATGCCCGCAATGATTCGCAACGGCGGCAAGATGTGGAGTGCCGATGGCAAGCTACAAGACACGAAGGCCATCATTCCTGACACCTGTTACGCCACTATTTATCAAGAGGTCATTAATTTCTGTAAGCATCATGATAAATTTGATCCAAGCACCATGGGCACAGTTCCTAATGTTGGTCTGATGGCGCAAAAGGCAGAAGAATACGGCTCCCATGATAAAACCTTTGAATTGCCCTGTGCTGGCACCATGCGAATAGTTAATTCCGCTGGTCAGGTTCTTCTACAGCATGAAAATCTTCAAACCGGTGATGTATGGCGTATGTTTCAGGCCAAAGATGGTCCGATTCAAGACTGGGTAAAACTGGCTGTTACCCGGGCGAGAGCCAGCAAGATGCCCGCCGTTTTTTGGTTGGATGAGTATCGTGGTCACGATAGGGAAATGATCAAAAAGGTAGAACACTATTTACAGTACCACGACACTGAAGGATTAAGAATCCGAATTCTTAATCCTGATATGGCCATGAGATATACGCTGGAAAGACTCATCCGCGGCAAAGACACCATCTCTGTTACTGGTAATGTATTGCGGGATTATCTGACAGACCTGTTCCCTATTTTGGAACTCGGCACCAGTGCGAAGATGCTGTCCATCGTACCGCTTATGAATGGCGGTGGCTTATTTGAAACCGGAGCCGGTGGGTCAGCGCCAAAACATGTGCAACAGTTCGTTGAAGAAAACCATTTGCGCTGGGATTCGCTGGGTGAATTCCTCGCTCTAGCTGTTTCTATCGAAGACGTTGCCACCAAATCAAATAACCCGAAAGCTCAAATCTTGGCGACGGCACTGGATGACGCCATCGAAAAGCTGTTAGAAGGCGGCAAATCGCCCTCAAGAACAGTCAACGAGTTGGATAACCGAGGCAGTCATTTTTATCTAGCGAAGTATTGGGCTGACGCATTGGCAGAGCAGTCTCATGATGCCGAGTTAAAATCGTATTTTACGAAATTAGCCAAGGACTTGGCGGATAACGAAGAGACTATCGTTGCTGAGTTGATGAATTGTCAGGGAAAACCGGTTGATATGGGCGGTTACTTTATGCCGGACTCCGATAAGCTAGAGAAGTTAATGAGACCAAGCGAAACGCTAAATTCATTAATAGATAGCTAG
- a CDS encoding tyrosine-type recombinase/integrase → MKFLYSYNGSVATYNSYRRELERFLQWSWNVEKTSVLNHRRENIEEFINFCFNPPLAWIGTKNVSRFVRRAGVRVPNSQWRPFVVNISKQDFRNGIEIDKKQYSLSQAAAKGVFTALVSFYNYLIEEQLTDANPVALIRQKSKYIRKEQMKPVVRRISNLQWDYVLEIVEIMASENPEQHERSLFIMNCLYSMYLRISELVADERSVPVMGDFKRDQDGNWWLHVIGKGNKSRNITVCDDMLNALKHYRSYLGLTPLPEPNDKTPLIAKAKGKGSITSTRHIRLIVQTCFDTAFDRMEKDGLVDDAMDLKVATVHWLRHTGISEDVKDRPREHVRDDAGHATMATTDRYIESDLRERHASGRKKRVREAVESSSFMAAD, encoded by the coding sequence TTGAAATTCCTCTACAGTTACAACGGCAGTGTGGCTACTTATAACAGCTACCGAAGAGAGCTTGAGCGTTTTCTTCAATGGAGCTGGAACGTAGAAAAGACCTCGGTATTAAATCACCGGCGGGAAAATATCGAAGAATTCATTAACTTCTGCTTCAATCCGCCGCTCGCCTGGATTGGTACTAAAAATGTTTCACGCTTTGTTAGAAGAGCAGGCGTTCGAGTCCCGAACTCGCAATGGCGGCCGTTTGTTGTCAATATCTCTAAACAGGATTTTCGCAACGGCATTGAGATTGACAAAAAACAATACTCACTATCGCAAGCCGCCGCTAAAGGTGTTTTTACTGCGCTGGTTTCGTTTTACAACTATCTGATTGAAGAGCAACTCACAGACGCCAATCCGGTAGCGTTAATACGTCAAAAAAGTAAATATATCCGCAAGGAACAGATGAAACCCGTGGTTCGACGTATCAGCAACCTTCAGTGGGATTATGTTCTGGAGATCGTCGAAATAATGGCTTCAGAGAATCCGGAACAACACGAACGATCACTGTTCATAATGAATTGCCTTTATTCCATGTATTTACGAATATCAGAATTGGTTGCTGACGAACGTTCCGTTCCTGTTATGGGCGACTTTAAACGGGACCAGGATGGCAACTGGTGGCTACATGTTATCGGCAAGGGTAATAAAAGCCGGAATATCACCGTATGTGATGATATGTTAAATGCGCTCAAGCATTATCGTAGTTACCTTGGTTTAACACCATTGCCGGAGCCAAACGATAAGACGCCGTTAATCGCGAAAGCAAAAGGCAAAGGTTCAATAACCAGTACGCGACATATTCGTTTAATCGTTCAAACTTGTTTTGATACCGCATTTGATCGCATGGAAAAGGATGGTTTGGTGGACGATGCGATGGATTTGAAAGTGGCTACCGTGCATTGGTTAAGGCATACAGGAATATCTGAAGACGTGAAAGACAGACCGCGGGAGCACGTTAGGGATGACGCCGGACACGCTACAATGGCGACGACCGATCGGTATATCGAATCTGATTTACGTGAGAGGCACGCGTCAGGGCGTAAAAAGCGCGTCAGGGAGGCTGTTGAGTCTTCATCATTCATGGCTGCTGATTGA